The following are encoded together in the Marinifilum sp. JC120 genome:
- a CDS encoding photosystem II protein D2, whose amino-acid sequence WMAAQDQPHENLIFPEEVLPRGNAL is encoded by the coding sequence CTTGGATGGCGGCTCAAGATCAGCCTCATGAAAACCTTATATTCCCTGAGGAGGTTCTACCACGTGGAAACGCTCTTTAA